Proteins co-encoded in one bacterium genomic window:
- a CDS encoding glycosyltransferase family 4 protein: MRIAFIGVASNTHLQRWARWLTARGHELALVTQDEPTEPIPGAEWLPPRWSKALNAVAFGLFRHRRSAEFFAPWAVRPVLKAWKPDIVHGFDALNNGWAAVRALPDARTVVEPFGSDVFTGWKAGKTEAFLVRQSIRRADAITCNLPTIGPFLTRTLGITPRLAWGFSWGVDLDVFRPEPSAGDPDWRRALEISAEAPILFSPRGLAAYQGQDYWGSLDVMDAFARLAPEIPDLHLAVLTSRTDPVVLKDWKSRKLALGTDARRVIEIPQRLNSQEMAALYRTSDVFASVPYTDLLSCTVLEGLACGSQAVAGGCPDLGPVLRDSHGMELEVVAPRDPDALAEAIRRSLSRRDERPEIAKTNRRAISHYHDREKQAHRLEELYERLMGKKSV; encoded by the coding sequence ATGCGGATCGCCTTCATCGGAGTCGCCAGCAATACCCACCTGCAACGGTGGGCGCGATGGCTGACGGCCCGCGGACACGAGCTGGCCTTGGTCACGCAGGACGAGCCGACAGAGCCAATCCCCGGTGCGGAGTGGCTTCCACCGCGCTGGTCGAAGGCCTTGAACGCCGTGGCCTTCGGTCTCTTCCGGCATCGCCGGTCCGCGGAGTTCTTTGCCCCCTGGGCTGTTCGGCCGGTCTTGAAGGCCTGGAAACCGGACATCGTTCATGGATTCGATGCATTGAACAACGGCTGGGCGGCCGTGAGAGCCCTTCCGGATGCCCGCACGGTTGTCGAGCCTTTCGGAAGCGACGTCTTCACGGGCTGGAAAGCCGGCAAAACGGAGGCCTTCCTGGTGCGCCAGTCCATCCGCCGCGCCGATGCCATAACCTGCAATCTCCCAACGATCGGCCCCTTCCTGACAAGAACGCTCGGGATCACTCCCCGACTGGCGTGGGGATTCTCCTGGGGCGTAGACCTTGACGTCTTCCGCCCTGAACCGTCAGCGGGAGATCCCGACTGGCGCCGCGCCCTTGAGATTTCAGCAGAGGCGCCGATTCTCTTCAGCCCAAGGGGGCTCGCGGCCTATCAGGGGCAGGACTACTGGGGCAGCCTCGACGTGATGGATGCGTTCGCGCGCCTGGCGCCGGAGATCCCCGATTTGCATCTGGCCGTGCTGACGTCGCGCACGGATCCAGTCGTGTTGAAGGACTGGAAAAGCCGGAAGCTGGCCTTGGGAACCGATGCGCGGCGGGTCATCGAGATTCCCCAACGGCTGAATTCGCAGGAGATGGCCGCACTTTACCGCACGAGCGATGTCTTCGCGAGCGTCCCCTACACCGATCTGTTGTCCTGCACCGTCCTGGAAGGTCTGGCCTGTGGTTCGCAAGCCGTCGCGGGCGGATGTCCCGATCTGGGGCCTGTCCTGCGCGATAGCCACGGGATGGAGTTGGAGGTCGTCGCCCCGCGCGATCCGGATGCGCTGGCTGAGGCAATCCGCCGTTCGCTCTCTCGTCGGGATGAGCGCCCTGAGATCGCCAAAACAAACCGGCGCGCGATCAGTCATTATCACGATCGGGAAAAGCAGGCCCACCGCCTGGAAGAGCTCTATGAGCGACTGATGGGAAAGAAATCTGTATGA
- a CDS encoding protein kinase encodes MPATDPVVLLALWPSGVATPLMIGAAVVLLLVATALIIWQSRPRPDQQSGSDSRVVEADAETAPIPKAAKPAAESASATQEQKKSTPKPSSKDPDDSTETDYPWAKAPVEEEKHRDIPSAEEAEKASTDGDYMKAADCWRSRGDLLRERAALLKADAPLRLAQVELALGMDNQAIPRLNDALSASPSEEKLRLRLIEALLDEDHPEDAKALADAVAPEDSPIAGNAKFIAAVARAFEAYGDLEAALQYYKIAANREQILADVPVRLMYLHQIVRLAAAPAPKPDTRTPSKFIKKALDESQASFLEDPSTNEPDRVSDDATILSEHEVIVGHLALGGGTREYRHSVRSAASVASRLALTRLVGERASSAVFEGVDQMLDCPVAVKISRVATEHPDCDVLRQRLQAISLINHPNVSKLTYADCYGGVIRVVTEYHSGGSLAMMAQRMEQIGLPLILRILLQVTSGIAAAHRHGIMHGDLRPENIMVGHDQLIKVHDFSLHPWPVRRPNPDQTPREGNPSGMQENEIQMDLSQFADVIEFLIEKAMVPHSTPERPSILADPLEELREMVKRARRGEFSSFAHAHRILAQILDRSLPRPANSFRSE; translated from the coding sequence ATGCCAGCTACCGATCCGGTAGTTCTATTGGCATTGTGGCCGTCGGGTGTAGCGACCCCATTGATGATTGGTGCGGCGGTTGTCCTTCTGCTTGTGGCGACTGCACTCATTATCTGGCAATCCCGACCCCGCCCGGATCAACAGTCCGGATCGGACTCCCGGGTTGTTGAAGCCGATGCCGAAACGGCTCCAATTCCCAAGGCCGCGAAACCCGCAGCAGAATCCGCGTCTGCCACTCAGGAACAGAAGAAATCGACTCCAAAGCCATCCTCGAAGGACCCAGACGACAGCACAGAGACCGATTATCCCTGGGCGAAGGCACCGGTTGAAGAAGAGAAGCATCGCGATATCCCCTCTGCGGAAGAAGCCGAAAAGGCCAGCACAGATGGGGATTACATGAAGGCTGCGGATTGCTGGCGCTCCCGCGGCGATCTGCTCCGTGAACGCGCAGCCCTCCTGAAGGCGGACGCCCCGCTGCGGCTCGCGCAAGTCGAGTTGGCGCTCGGGATGGACAATCAGGCGATTCCCCGCCTGAACGATGCGCTGTCCGCTTCTCCTTCGGAAGAGAAACTCCGCCTTCGCCTGATCGAAGCTTTGCTCGACGAAGATCACCCCGAGGACGCGAAGGCTCTTGCAGACGCCGTTGCCCCGGAAGACTCACCAATCGCCGGCAATGCGAAGTTCATCGCCGCCGTTGCTCGCGCCTTCGAAGCCTACGGCGATCTCGAAGCGGCTCTCCAGTATTACAAGATCGCAGCAAACCGCGAACAGATCCTGGCCGACGTGCCTGTGCGTCTGATGTACTTGCACCAGATCGTGCGCCTGGCCGCCGCGCCGGCGCCCAAGCCCGATACACGGACGCCAAGCAAGTTCATCAAAAAGGCGCTCGACGAGAGCCAGGCAAGCTTCCTCGAAGATCCCTCGACAAACGAACCCGATCGAGTCTCCGATGATGCCACGATTCTCTCGGAGCATGAGGTCATCGTCGGTCATCTGGCTCTCGGCGGTGGAACTCGCGAGTATCGCCACTCGGTGCGTTCCGCTGCGTCAGTAGCCTCTCGTCTCGCGCTGACGCGTCTGGTGGGCGAACGCGCATCCTCTGCAGTGTTCGAAGGCGTGGACCAGATGCTCGACTGCCCGGTTGCGGTAAAGATCTCCCGCGTCGCAACAGAGCATCCCGATTGCGATGTCCTTCGCCAGCGCCTGCAAGCCATCTCGCTCATCAACCATCCGAACGTTTCGAAGCTGACGTACGCCGACTGCTATGGCGGCGTGATTCGCGTTGTCACGGAGTACCACTCCGGGGGCAGCCTCGCCATGATGGCGCAGCGCATGGAGCAGATCGGGCTTCCGCTGATTCTGCGCATTCTGCTCCAGGTGACTTCCGGAATCGCCGCCGCACATCGCCACGGAATCATGCACGGCGACCTGCGGCCCGAGAATATCATGGTCGGGCACGACCAGTTGATCAAAGTGCATGACTTCAGCCTGCACCCGTGGCCTGTTCGTCGTCCGAATCCAGACCAGACGCCCCGCGAAGGCAATCCCTCCGGCATGCAGGAAAACGAGATCCAGATGGATCTCTCGCAGTTCGCCGATGTCATCGAGTTCCTGATCGAAAAGGCAATGGTTCCTCATTCAACGCCGGAACGCCCGAGTATTCTTGCCGATCCGCTTGAGGAACTTCGCGAAATGGTCAAGCGCGCCCGTCGCGGGGAGTTCTCGTCCTTCGCACACGCACATCGAATCCTGGCCCAGATTCTGGATCGTTCGCTTCCTCGGCCGGCAAACTCCTTCCGCTCGGAATAA
- a CDS encoding ribonuclease HII — MAPRVKKATAAKRPTIRPERDWSSQHGNCLVAGIDEAGRGPLAGPVVAAAVIWDLEAKRPSGLNDSKKIPAATREKLYDQIQRRALAWGVGICHSHEIDVMNILEATREAARRAVEMMATQPGALVTDALTLPSVPLPQLPIIKGDSKSSSIAAASILAKVTRDRMMDRYHEEFPLYGWDRNRGYATADHYEALEKYGPTSLHRMTFNGVGFFSQEPLRSQCFHRLMKLLDATAPTPDAYAAIRSQVEDSRDTLPPLDFEVLMQAIAERAERFLQSAR, encoded by the coding sequence TTGGCCCCACGCGTCAAGAAAGCCACCGCCGCAAAGCGGCCCACCATTCGTCCCGAACGGGACTGGTCCTCTCAACACGGTAATTGTCTGGTCGCCGGAATCGATGAAGCCGGCCGCGGCCCCCTTGCGGGTCCTGTGGTGGCGGCCGCCGTCATCTGGGACCTGGAAGCAAAGCGCCCATCAGGGCTGAACGATTCAAAAAAGATCCCCGCTGCAACCCGCGAGAAGCTCTACGATCAGATTCAACGCCGCGCGTTAGCCTGGGGTGTGGGCATTTGCCACTCGCACGAGATCGATGTGATGAACATCCTGGAGGCGACACGAGAAGCTGCGCGTCGGGCGGTAGAAATGATGGCCACCCAGCCCGGGGCGCTTGTTACGGACGCGTTGACGTTGCCGTCAGTTCCTCTGCCCCAACTTCCGATCATCAAGGGCGACTCCAAGTCGTCCAGCATCGCCGCGGCATCCATCCTGGCAAAGGTCACACGCGACCGCATGATGGATCGCTATCACGAGGAGTTTCCCCTTTATGGTTGGGATCGGAATCGTGGCTACGCGACGGCCGATCATTACGAAGCGCTCGAGAAGTACGGGCCCACTTCGCTCCATCGAATGACCTTCAATGGAGTGGGGTTCTTCAGCCAGGAGCCGCTTCGCTCGCAGTGCTTCCATCGCCTGATGAAACTGTTGGATGCGACAGCGCCCACGCCGGACGCGTATGCGGCAATCCGAAGCCAGGTCGAGGATTCCCGGGATACATTGCCTCCGCTCGACTTCGAGGTACTCATGCAGGCGATCGCAGAGCGCGCCGAAAGATTCCTGCAGTCCGCTCGCTAA
- the lepA gene encoding translation elongation factor 4, producing the protein MPGTSYDKIRNFSIIAHIDHGKSTLADRLLEETGTLTQREMRSQVLDSMDLERERGITIKAQAVRLFHRAKDGEIYQLNLIDTPGHVDFTYEVSRSLAACEGAVLVVDAAQGVEAQTLANVYLALENDLEIVPVINKIDLPSADLESTREQIRDTVGLDPDLAIPISAKTGQGCKALLDAVVECIPPPRGNPDAPLRALIFDSLYDVYRGVVCYVRVIDGALQAGDKIRFMRGGLEYEVTEVGVMTPAQAKVESLDCGEVGYVVAGIKTISDVRVGDTITHARKPAAAALPGYREARPVVFAGMYPSAADDYDALKEAVEKLQLNDAALHVEPEVSEALGFGFRVGFLGLLHMEIIQERLEREYDLDLVFTAPSVNYRITKTNGETMFIENPSKLPPQQEIETVEEPYITVNIYFPKDYMGNVLQLCEAKKGTQIEMHFVTSDRVKLTYELPLSEVVTDFHDKLKAMTQGYASFDYEVSGYKKGNMVKLDVLINGEPVDALSVIVHREDASPRGRLLCQKLRKIVPRQMFKVAIQAAVGGKIVAREDVSAMRKDVTSKCYGGDITRKRKLLEKQKEGKKRMKQIGRVEIPQEAFMAVLKLDEE; encoded by the coding sequence GTGCCCGGTACGTCCTACGACAAGATTCGGAATTTCAGTATCATCGCCCATATCGATCATGGGAAGTCGACCCTTGCCGATCGCCTCCTGGAGGAGACCGGTACGTTGACCCAGCGTGAGATGCGCAGCCAGGTGCTCGATTCGATGGATCTCGAGCGCGAGCGCGGCATCACGATCAAAGCGCAGGCAGTGCGGCTCTTCCACCGGGCGAAGGATGGCGAGATCTACCAGTTGAACCTGATCGATACACCGGGGCACGTGGACTTCACATACGAGGTCTCGCGTTCGTTGGCAGCCTGCGAAGGTGCCGTGCTCGTCGTCGATGCTGCTCAGGGCGTTGAGGCGCAGACCCTCGCGAACGTGTACCTGGCGCTCGAGAACGACCTCGAAATCGTGCCGGTGATTAATAAGATCGACTTGCCCAGCGCGGACCTTGAGTCGACGCGCGAGCAAATCCGAGACACGGTTGGGCTCGATCCGGATCTCGCGATTCCGATTTCTGCGAAGACCGGCCAGGGCTGCAAGGCTCTCCTGGATGCTGTCGTCGAGTGCATTCCGCCGCCGCGTGGTAACCCGGACGCGCCATTGCGCGCGCTGATCTTCGATTCGTTGTACGATGTCTATCGAGGCGTGGTGTGCTATGTGCGTGTGATCGATGGCGCGCTGCAGGCTGGCGACAAGATTCGATTCATGCGCGGTGGGTTGGAATACGAAGTCACCGAAGTCGGTGTCATGACGCCGGCACAGGCAAAGGTCGAGTCGCTCGATTGCGGCGAAGTTGGTTATGTCGTCGCCGGCATCAAGACGATCAGCGACGTGCGCGTTGGCGACACGATCACACACGCCAGAAAGCCTGCGGCAGCGGCGCTTCCTGGCTACCGCGAAGCGCGTCCGGTCGTGTTTGCCGGCATGTATCCTTCGGCCGCGGACGATTACGATGCATTGAAGGAAGCAGTTGAGAAGCTTCAGCTCAACGACGCGGCGCTGCACGTTGAACCGGAAGTGAGTGAGGCCCTCGGCTTCGGCTTCCGTGTCGGCTTCCTTGGTCTCCTTCACATGGAGATCATCCAGGAACGCCTCGAGCGCGAGTACGATCTCGATCTCGTCTTCACCGCACCCTCCGTGAATTACCGCATCACGAAGACCAATGGCGAGACGATGTTCATTGAGAACCCCTCGAAACTGCCACCCCAGCAGGAGATCGAGACGGTCGAGGAACCATACATCACCGTGAACATCTACTTCCCGAAGGACTACATGGGGAACGTACTGCAGCTTTGCGAGGCCAAGAAAGGCACGCAGATCGAGATGCACTTCGTGACCTCGGATCGCGTGAAGCTGACCTACGAGTTGCCGCTGTCGGAAGTCGTCACGGACTTCCACGACAAGCTGAAAGCCATGACCCAGGGCTACGCGAGCTTCGACTATGAAGTCTCGGGCTACAAGAAGGGCAACATGGTGAAACTGGATGTGCTGATCAACGGCGAGCCGGTGGATGCGCTGTCGGTGATCGTTCACCGGGAAGACGCCAGCCCGCGCGGTCGGCTGCTGTGTCAGAAGTTGAGGAAGATCGTTCCTCGACAGATGTTCAAGGTCGCGATTCAGGCGGCTGTCGGCGGCAAGATCGTCGCCCGCGAGGATGTCTCGGCCATGCGCAAGGACGTGACGTCGAAGTGCTACGGCGGCGACATCACACGAAAGCGCAAGCTGCTGGAGAAGCAGAAGGAAGGCAAGAAGCGCATGAAGCAGATCGGCCGCGTGGAAATCCCGCAGGAAGCGTTCATGGCCGTTCTGAAGCTGGATGAGGAGTGA
- a CDS encoding HU family DNA-binding protein produces MTKAEVANLVMNKTGLARAEAYEAVEIFLDAIKDGLKSGEKVSLVGFGTFLVKSKNARNGRNPRTGEQIFIPEKKVVVFKPGKSFREKVNGDTPTE; encoded by the coding sequence ATGACGAAGGCCGAAGTCGCCAACCTCGTAATGAACAAGACCGGACTGGCTCGTGCAGAGGCCTATGAAGCCGTCGAAATCTTTCTGGACGCCATCAAGGATGGGCTGAAATCGGGCGAAAAAGTCTCGCTCGTTGGATTCGGAACCTTCCTGGTGAAGAGCAAGAACGCCCGTAACGGCCGGAATCCGCGGACTGGCGAGCAGATCTTCATCCCCGAGAAGAAGGTCGTGGTCTTCAAGCCGGGCAAATCCTTCCGCGAGAAGGTCAACGGCGACACCCCGACCGAATAA
- a CDS encoding ammonium transporter gives MGFDTGSTAFMLVATSLVMLMTPGLAFFYGGLVGRNNVITIMMQSFVSLGITTILWFSVGYSLCFSGDVGGIIGNLDMAFLQGVNLSDALSPTNNIPLIVFIAYQMMFAVITPALITGAFADRVTFKAYLIFQVAWLLLVYFPFTHMVWGGGILAQWGVLDFAGGIVVHATAGMAALASVFFIGKRHAKPSGPHNIPLIASGTALLWFGWYGFNAGSQLRVDGITALAFLNTDIAASFAAIVWLAIEWRDTGKPKFIGLLTGAVAGLATITPAAGFVSMSAAAIIGILSGVICYFAVKMKNKLAWDDALDVWGVHGVGGVLGVTCLGLFASTAVNPSGANGLFHGGTHFFLVEMGAIIFAAAYAFFISYGMLKLISFITPVRVSDSAEDFGLDLELHGEHAYDTA, from the coding sequence ATGGGATTCGATACTGGCAGTACTGCTTTCATGCTGGTTGCGACCAGCCTGGTAATGCTGATGACGCCGGGATTGGCCTTCTTCTACGGAGGGCTGGTGGGACGGAACAACGTCATCACAATCATGATGCAGAGCTTCGTCTCGCTCGGCATCACGACAATCCTTTGGTTCTCAGTCGGATATTCGCTGTGCTTCAGCGGCGATGTCGGCGGAATCATCGGCAACCTCGACATGGCCTTCCTGCAGGGCGTCAACCTTTCGGATGCACTTTCGCCGACCAATAACATCCCTCTGATCGTATTTATCGCGTACCAGATGATGTTCGCCGTCATCACGCCGGCGCTGATCACGGGAGCCTTCGCGGATCGCGTGACGTTCAAGGCCTACCTGATTTTCCAGGTTGCCTGGCTGCTCTTGGTGTACTTCCCGTTCACGCACATGGTGTGGGGTGGCGGAATCCTGGCGCAGTGGGGCGTTCTGGACTTTGCTGGCGGAATCGTCGTCCACGCGACCGCCGGTATGGCAGCTCTTGCCTCGGTCTTCTTCATCGGCAAGCGCCACGCCAAGCCCAGCGGGCCGCACAATATTCCGCTGATTGCCTCCGGCACCGCATTGCTCTGGTTCGGATGGTATGGCTTCAACGCCGGCAGCCAATTGCGCGTCGACGGGATTACGGCCCTGGCGTTCTTGAATACGGACATCGCCGCATCATTCGCCGCGATCGTTTGGTTGGCCATTGAGTGGCGTGATACGGGCAAGCCGAAGTTCATCGGACTCCTGACTGGCGCCGTAGCAGGCCTGGCGACCATCACTCCGGCGGCCGGCTTCGTCAGCATGAGTGCCGCTGCAATCATCGGTATTCTATCTGGCGTGATTTGCTACTTCGCGGTGAAGATGAAGAACAAGCTGGCGTGGGACGATGCGCTTGATGTGTGGGGCGTGCACGGCGTCGGTGGCGTTCTGGGCGTGACTTGCCTGGGCCTGTTTGCCAGTACCGCCGTCAATCCCTCGGGTGCGAACGGACTCTTCCACGGCGGGACGCACTTCTTCCTCGTGGAGATGGGCGCGATCATCTTCGCAGCCGCTTACGCGTTCTTCATCTCCTACGGCATGCTGAAGCTGATCAGCTTCATCACCCCGGTTCGCGTTTCCGATTCCGCCGAGGACTTCGGACTGGATCTGGAACTGCACGGAGAGCACGCGTACGACACAGCCTGA
- a CDS encoding N-acetylmuramoyl-L-alanine amidase: MKALFLSLLLSVSALFLVNCFSDGSPDIPLDPRADEGWAMLPPIPDELPPQARLLADLTIVLDPGHGGDVGTEYEESGYKRGPTGLREAVVNLRTAKKLQELLEEAGANVILTRADDRFVSLTLRADIANQANADLFLSIHFNAGPPDANYSSVWYHGDGDTHPASLDLARELSDSLAWTLRPPQAMSSGIYSDLLMYDDGFGVLREANMPAVLAECSFLSNPTEEQRLRSEEYTERVAWALMLGLTQWASNGVPSWRVESIFADRRPSDRRALIVECLDGMKEGWGKEVARIRVSTIQASINGKPVERTEWRGNRLWLWDDLLFDEKIDRTLSIQFENRTKNSSITPPITVPAGEQWGMSVVAQ; this comes from the coding sequence GTGAAAGCCCTTTTCCTGTCCCTCTTGCTCTCCGTTTCCGCCCTTTTTCTCGTGAACTGCTTCAGCGATGGTTCGCCGGACATTCCGCTCGATCCCCGCGCCGATGAAGGATGGGCCATGTTGCCGCCAATTCCAGATGAATTGCCTCCGCAGGCGCGACTGCTGGCCGATCTGACAATCGTCCTCGACCCAGGCCATGGGGGAGATGTGGGGACGGAGTACGAGGAGAGCGGATACAAGCGCGGCCCGACGGGACTGCGGGAAGCCGTCGTGAATCTGCGCACGGCGAAGAAGCTCCAGGAATTGCTGGAGGAAGCCGGAGCGAATGTGATCCTGACGCGAGCCGACGATCGTTTCGTGAGCCTTACGCTGCGCGCCGACATCGCGAACCAGGCGAACGCCGATCTGTTTCTCTCCATTCATTTCAACGCAGGTCCGCCCGATGCGAACTACTCGTCGGTCTGGTACCATGGCGATGGAGATACGCATCCTGCGAGTCTGGATCTCGCACGTGAACTGAGCGATAGTCTCGCGTGGACGTTGCGTCCGCCGCAGGCCATGTCGTCCGGCATCTACAGCGATCTGCTGATGTACGACGACGGCTTCGGCGTCCTGCGTGAGGCGAACATGCCCGCGGTGTTGGCGGAGTGTTCGTTCCTCTCAAACCCGACCGAGGAACAGCGCCTTCGATCCGAAGAGTACACCGAGCGCGTGGCGTGGGCGCTGATGCTGGGGCTGACGCAGTGGGCCTCGAACGGCGTGCCATCGTGGCGAGTGGAGTCGATCTTCGCGGATCGGCGGCCGAGTGATCGGCGTGCGCTCATTGTGGAGTGTCTGGATGGAATGAAAGAAGGCTGGGGCAAGGAGGTCGCGCGAATTCGTGTCTCCACGATTCAAGCATCGATCAACGGCAAGCCCGTCGAGCGCACTGAGTGGCGAGGCAATCGTTTGTGGCTTTGGGACGATCTGCTGTTCGACGAGAAGATCGATCGAACGCTTTCGATTCAGTTCGAGAATCGCACGAAGAACTCCTCAATCACGCCACCCATCACGGTTCCAGCGGGGGAGCAGTGGGGAATGTCAGTCGTCGCCCAGTGA
- a CDS encoding ComEA family DNA-binding protein, whose translation MFRGITRNEHFVGFAAIALIFAGIIYHQVRVDQDRRIEISGSPQEISPTAWRELAVEEPTESQGIDDSVIEGQIDINRASAEVLQALPGIGPTRAEAIVADREQNGPFGTVNDLGRVSGIGEKTLESLRPMILASNVEPPPTPRREIAYSPTPTAPRYTPVPTPVPTETPLPIIHVNRATVAELQTLEGIGEKRAQDILVDRTANGPYRHPEDLMRVSGIGPKTIEKNRYRLVFD comes from the coding sequence ATGTTCCGCGGCATCACCAGAAACGAGCACTTCGTCGGTTTTGCCGCCATCGCTCTCATTTTCGCAGGAATCATCTATCACCAGGTTCGAGTCGATCAGGACCGTCGGATCGAAATATCCGGCAGTCCTCAGGAAATCTCCCCGACTGCCTGGCGGGAGTTGGCGGTCGAGGAGCCGACTGAGAGCCAAGGCATCGACGACTCCGTCATCGAGGGGCAAATCGACATCAATCGCGCGAGCGCGGAAGTCCTGCAGGCTCTTCCCGGCATCGGGCCGACGCGCGCGGAGGCCATCGTGGCCGATCGTGAGCAGAACGGCCCGTTCGGCACTGTGAACGATCTTGGCCGGGTTTCAGGGATCGGTGAAAAGACGTTGGAGAGCCTCCGACCGATGATCCTGGCGTCCAATGTCGAGCCGCCACCGACTCCCCGGCGGGAGATTGCATACTCTCCAACCCCGACAGCACCGCGATACACGCCTGTCCCCACGCCAGTGCCGACAGAAACTCCCCTGCCCATCATCCATGTCAATCGAGCGACTGTTGCGGAGCTGCAAACCCTTGAGGGTATTGGAGAAAAGCGCGCTCAGGACATATTGGTCGACCGAACAGCCAATGGACCTTACAGGCATCCGGAAGACTTGATGAGAGTCTCTGGGATCGGCCCGAAGACAATTGAGAAAAACCGCTATCGACTTGTGTTCGACTGA